In Mycobacteriales bacterium, the genomic stretch GGGTTCGCCTACGAGGGCGCCGCGATGGGCTTCGCCGTCCGGGACGGGCTCCCGCTCGGCCGGCACGACCTGCTCGAGGAGTTCCTGCGCGGGCGGGCCGCCGACCACGCGTCGATGGCCTGGTCCGGGGCGGGCTGGGCGATGGCGCGGCTGCCGCGGGCCCGCTGGGTCCGCCCGGACCGGCTCGATCCGCTGCTGCGCTGGCACACGCTCGACGGCTACGGCTTCCACCAGGCCTACTTCCGCACCCGCCGGTACGTCGGCGACCGCGCCCGGGCCGCTCGTTTCCCCTGGCCCGGTGGCGATTCGCCGGACGGCTACCCGCACCGCGCCATCGACCAGGGCATCGGCCGCGCGCTCTGGTTCGTCGGCGGTGCCGACGCCTGGCGGGTGGCCGCATTGATCGACACCTTCCCGGCGCACCGCCGCGCCGACCTCTACAGCGGCGCCGGCCTGGCCGCCACGTACGCCGGCGGCGCCTCCGCCGACGAGCTGGTGCGCTTCCGCGAGGGCTCGGGCGAGCACTGCGGGCAGGTCGCACTCGGCTCCGCGTTCGCGGCCGAGGCCCGCGTCCGGGCCGGCCTGGTCGGGCCGGAGACCGAGCTGGCCACCGAGATCCTCTGCGCCGTCTCCCCGGCGGAGGCCGCGCGGGTGACCCGGACCCTCCGCCCGAACCCGGCGGACATCGACGACGACGGCGCCGGCGTACCGGCCTACGAGACCTGGCGGCAGCGTGTCGCCACCGCGCTGGTTCCCGGCGGTGCCCGCCGATGAGCTCTGGCCGCCGCGGAGACCGCCCTTGGAGCGGAAGGAGAAGCTAGTGCCCGAGTCCGAAGTGGACGCCCGGACGCTCACCCTGGAGGCGTTCGCCGACACCATCCTGCCGGGGGAGAAGCGTTTTCCCGGCGACCGCTCGGTGGCCGGGGAAGGAAAGGGGGGCGGGGCCGTCGCCGCCGGCGCGATCGAGCTGCTGGAGACCCCGGCGACCGGGGTCACCGACGCCCTCGACTTCCTCTCCCAGACGCTGGACCAGAAGGCCACGGAGTG encodes the following:
- a CDS encoding DUF1702 family protein, with product MGAGIRAARRRVLTPGLPATSLDGRGFHPKDAAAQELLTEIGRTYRAGFGSAAGARAPADVEPDLEAVPTRYRGFAYEGAAMGFAVRDGLPLGRHDLLEEFLRGRAADHASMAWSGAGWAMARLPRARWVRPDRLDPLLRWHTLDGYGFHQAYFRTRRYVGDRARAARFPWPGGDSPDGYPHRAIDQGIGRALWFVGGADAWRVAALIDTFPAHRRADLYSGAGLAATYAGGASADELVRFREGSGEHCGQVALGSAFAAEARVRAGLVGPETELATEILCAVSPAEAARVTRTLRPNPADIDDDGAGVPAYETWRQRVATALVPGGARR